In one window of Candidatus Sulfuricurvum sp. RIFRC-1 DNA:
- the rho gene encoding transcription termination factor Rho: protein MSDTAKTPRNNSKNRTHIPVDGFTIEALRTKKLEDLLEIAASLNIEDPNELKRQDLIFEILKTQVQQGGFILFTGILEIMQDGYGFLRAVDQSFSDSMHDAYVSSTQIRRFALRNGDIVTGQVRAPKDQERYYALLKVEAINYLPPEESKKRPLFENLTPLYALEQIKLEYQPTKLTGRMMDLFAPIGKGQRGLIVAPPRSGKTELMKEIAHGVTNNHPEIELMVLLVDERPEEVTDMERSVKGEVYSSTFDEPAKNHVKVAEMVIERAKRRVELGKDVVILLDSITRLARAYNTVTPSSGKVLSGGVDANALHKPKRFFGAARNIENGGSLTIIATALVETGSRMDEVIFEEFKGTGNSEIVLSRKISDRRIFPAIDILKSGTRKEELLLGPDVLQKVFVLRSMLHKQEDEVEALRFLYNTMLKSKSNIEFLDSMNESSK, encoded by the coding sequence ATGAGCGATACCGCAAAAACTCCTCGAAATAACTCGAAAAACCGTACCCACATACCGGTTGACGGCTTTACCATTGAAGCCCTACGTACTAAAAAACTCGAAGATCTCCTCGAGATTGCCGCGTCATTGAACATCGAAGACCCCAACGAACTCAAACGCCAAGATTTGATTTTTGAAATTCTTAAAACCCAAGTTCAACAGGGTGGATTCATTCTCTTCACCGGTATTTTGGAGATTATGCAAGACGGCTACGGCTTCTTGCGTGCGGTAGACCAAAGCTTCAGCGACTCGATGCACGATGCTTATGTTTCCAGCACTCAAATCCGCCGTTTTGCTCTTCGTAACGGGGATATCGTTACGGGGCAGGTTCGTGCACCGAAAGACCAAGAGCGCTACTATGCCCTCCTCAAAGTCGAAGCGATCAACTACCTCCCTCCCGAAGAGTCTAAAAAACGTCCACTCTTTGAAAACCTTACACCTCTTTATGCATTAGAACAAATTAAACTCGAATATCAGCCGACCAAACTTACCGGTCGTATGATGGACCTTTTTGCCCCTATCGGTAAAGGACAGCGCGGACTCATCGTTGCACCTCCACGTTCCGGTAAAACAGAGCTCATGAAAGAGATCGCGCATGGGGTGACGAACAATCATCCTGAAATCGAGCTCATGGTTCTCCTCGTCGATGAACGTCCCGAAGAGGTTACCGACATGGAGCGCTCCGTCAAAGGGGAAGTCTACAGCTCAACGTTCGACGAACCGGCAAAAAATCACGTCAAAGTAGCCGAAATGGTCATCGAGCGTGCAAAAAGACGCGTTGAGCTTGGCAAAGACGTGGTTATCCTCCTTGACTCGATCACCCGACTTGCCCGTGCGTACAATACCGTTACTCCGAGTTCAGGAAAAGTTCTCTCGGGAGGGGTGGATGCTAATGCACTCCATAAACCGAAACGATTCTTCGGTGCGGCGCGTAACATCGAAAACGGCGGAAGTTTGACCATCATCGCGACTGCCCTTGTCGAGACGGGAAGCCGTATGGATGAAGTCATTTTCGAAGAGTTCAAAGGAACCGGTAACTCCGAGATCGTCCTCAGCCGTAAAATCTCCGATCGCCGTATCTTCCCGGCTATCGATATTCTCAAATCGGGAACTCGTAAAGAAGAACTCCTCCTCGGGCCGGATGTGCTGCAAAAAGTATTCGTACTTCGTTCGATGCTGCATAAACAAGAGGACGAAGTCGAAGCACTCCGCTTCCTCTACAACACCATGCTCAAAAGTAAATCGAATATCGAGTTTCTTGATAGTATGAACGAGTCAAGCAAATAA
- a CDS encoding formylglycine-generating enzyme family protein has translation MLDFLKKKTEETVVVKAVETPRDFTNSIGMEFLYIDGGEFTMGRNPQYNEGGDVESPEHPVKLSGFWIAKYPVTQEQYFKLTRVNPAFFKNDKVEEESSRRHPVEQVSWFDAKAYVELLNRYEGKTRFYALPTEAQWEYVVKAGGNTRFTFGDSEAMLDDHAIYEYSSNGRTATVECKTPNRLGIYGLLGNVWEWCEDDFFANYNGAPRDGSPRIGGAESESFKVRRGGSYKTGYLCLRSSFRGYSRPDFVSNDIGFRLVINGDPFK, from the coding sequence TTGCTCGATTTTTTAAAAAAGAAAACTGAAGAAACTGTCGTGGTCAAAGCCGTAGAGACTCCCAGAGATTTTACGAATTCGATCGGGATGGAGTTTCTCTACATCGACGGCGGAGAGTTTACGATGGGTCGTAATCCGCAGTATAACGAGGGGGGAGATGTCGAATCTCCTGAGCATCCCGTCAAGCTGAGCGGATTTTGGATTGCGAAATACCCGGTAACTCAAGAACAATATTTTAAACTCACCCGCGTTAATCCTGCATTTTTTAAAAATGACAAAGTTGAAGAGGAGAGCTCCCGCCGTCATCCGGTGGAACAGGTGAGCTGGTTTGATGCAAAGGCATACGTAGAACTGTTGAACCGTTACGAGGGAAAAACCCGTTTTTATGCTTTGCCAACCGAAGCTCAGTGGGAATACGTCGTAAAAGCGGGAGGCAATACCCGTTTTACCTTCGGTGATTCCGAAGCGATGCTTGATGATCACGCTATCTATGAATACAGTTCCAACGGGCGAACCGCTACGGTAGAGTGTAAAACACCGAATCGATTAGGGATTTATGGGCTGCTGGGGAATGTATGGGAGTGGTGCGAGGACGATTTTTTCGCCAACTATAACGGTGCTCCGAGGGATGGAAGCCCCCGTATCGGCGGGGCTGAGAGTGAATCGTTCAAAGTACGTCGCGGGGGAAGCTACAAAACGGGTTATTTGTGTCTTCGAAGTTCGTTCCGAGGTTATTCCCGCCCCGATTTTGTCTCCAATGACATCGGATTTCGATTGGTGATCAATGGGGACCCGTTTAAATGA
- a CDS encoding YchJ family metal-binding protein, translated as MKISSNSLCPCHSGKKYKQCCQPYHKGILPSNAEKLMRSRYSAFGLGLAEYIMATTHPDNIDFSDDKVNWKQSIMHFSENTRFLGLKITKFIDEEGEAFVTFEAMLDSGILKEKSRFLKIEGKWLYESGKFED; from the coding sequence ATGAAAATATCATCCAATTCCCTCTGCCCCTGTCACAGCGGTAAAAAATACAAACAATGCTGCCAACCTTACCACAAAGGGATACTCCCCTCTAATGCAGAGAAATTGATGCGTTCACGCTACAGTGCCTTTGGACTGGGTTTAGCCGAATACATCATGGCAACGACCCATCCTGATAATATAGACTTTAGTGATGATAAAGTGAACTGGAAACAAAGCATTATGCACTTTTCGGAAAACACCCGCTTTTTAGGCTTAAAAATTACAAAGTTTATTGATGAAGAGGGTGAAGCATTTGTAACATTTGAAGCGATGTTGGATAGCGGCATTTTAAAAGAGAAAAGCCGCTTTTTAAAAATAGAGGGGAAATGGCTCTATGAGAGCGGAAAATTTGAAGACTAA
- a CDS encoding NfeD family protein yields MSYYLWLILGVLAFVVEMTIPTFFALFAGVGFLAAAAVSFFLPESLFWQLIIASVFMIIGAVVFKKRGMGDDTQDAVGTHNEFVGIKGVALSIISPHQEGEVELYEPVIGGRHWPAVSAEGTIEPNAEIRIVKLNGNTLIVEKI; encoded by the coding sequence ATGTCGTATTATCTTTGGCTGATTTTAGGTGTTTTGGCATTTGTGGTTGAGATGACAATCCCTACCTTCTTTGCGCTGTTTGCGGGAGTAGGTTTTTTAGCGGCAGCGGCAGTATCGTTTTTTCTCCCGGAATCGCTCTTTTGGCAGTTGATTATCGCTTCGGTATTTATGATTATCGGAGCGGTAGTGTTTAAAAAGCGGGGTATGGGGGATGATACTCAGGATGCGGTAGGAACCCATAATGAGTTTGTCGGAATCAAGGGTGTGGCCTTGAGTATCATTTCACCTCACCAAGAGGGGGAAGTAGAACTGTATGAACCGGTGATCGGAGGGCGTCATTGGCCTGCGGTGAGTGCTGAGGGCACGATTGAACCCAACGCCGAGATTCGGATTGTAAAATTGAACGGTAATACGCTCATTGTCGAAAAAATTTAA
- a CDS encoding SPFH domain-containing protein: protein MDATLLFPLVLMVAVVYTLSQMVRIVPQGEEWVVERLGKYHTTLLPGLHLLIPIVDIVAYKIVTKELIQQTREQEVITKDNAVVIISAVVFYRVTDPGKASYSISNFESAVANMTTTTLRAVIGGMTLNESLSQRDVIKAEVAGKIRDSLSGWGLTLGNLEVQDIRPSQNLQEAMERQAAADREREAAILIADGQKRAAIAQAEGLKQSVILQAEGRLEAAKLEAQAKVELAEGDRKSMVVVAQGFAAGEASPHYLLAQRYIDSVKNLSESANSKVVFMPADWQQSLAGAVGSLGYLGTALGEKK, encoded by the coding sequence ATGGATGCAACGCTTCTTTTTCCGTTAGTATTAATGGTCGCGGTGGTGTATACACTGTCGCAAATGGTACGTATCGTTCCTCAAGGGGAAGAGTGGGTCGTCGAGCGGTTGGGCAAATATCATACCACCCTTTTACCGGGGTTGCATTTGCTGATTCCGATTGTGGATATTGTCGCGTATAAAATCGTCACCAAAGAGCTGATCCAGCAAACGCGTGAACAAGAGGTGATCACCAAAGACAATGCCGTTGTTATTATCAGTGCGGTCGTCTTTTACCGTGTTACCGATCCGGGTAAAGCGTCGTATTCGATCAGCAATTTTGAGAGTGCTGTTGCCAATATGACCACAACGACGCTGCGTGCGGTGATCGGAGGGATGACCCTCAATGAATCGCTCTCCCAACGTGATGTGATCAAAGCCGAAGTTGCGGGCAAGATCCGCGATTCGCTCAGCGGATGGGGTTTGACATTGGGTAATTTGGAAGTTCAGGATATTCGCCCGAGTCAAAATCTCCAAGAGGCGATGGAGCGTCAAGCGGCGGCAGATCGTGAACGTGAAGCGGCTATTTTGATCGCGGACGGTCAGAAACGAGCTGCTATCGCTCAAGCAGAGGGGTTAAAACAATCCGTTATTTTACAAGCAGAAGGGAGACTCGAAGCAGCGAAACTTGAAGCTCAGGCAAAAGTGGAACTGGCCGAAGGGGATCGCAAATCGATGGTTGTTGTGGCACAGGGATTCGCAGCGGGAGAGGCTTCTCCACACTATCTGTTGGCACAGCGTTATATTGACAGTGTGAAAAATTTGAGTGAATCGGCAAACTCAAAAGTCGTCTTTATGCCCGCAGATTGGCAGCAAAGTCTTGCTGGGGCAGTCGGATCGTTAGGATATTTAGGTACAGCTCTGGGGGAGAAAAAATAG